In the genome of Epinephelus lanceolatus isolate andai-2023 chromosome 18, ASM4190304v1, whole genome shotgun sequence, one region contains:
- the mapk8ip3 gene encoding C-Jun-amino-terminal kinase-interacting protein 3 isoform X2: MMELQIDEVVYQDDYGPGSVMSERVSGLANSIYREFERLIRSYDEEVVKELMPLVVNVLENLDAVLTENQEHEVELELLKEDNEQLITQYEREKALRKQAEEKFIEFEDALEAEKKDLQIQVEFLELQAKQQELKTKNYSDQITRLEERESDMKKEYNALHQRHTEMIQTYVEHIERSKMQQAGSNSQSEGPGCGRTQRHTWRKSKAERPPSLSLYPSGESMVRGGLGGARMMPGKDIWQVSELGQSTFCSAYQEDGSESDSVAATPSSTGSKSNTPTSSVPSATVTPINEGFLPQSEFDGMRAGNRRKSAKRLSRNMEVQVSQETRNVSIGMGSSDEWSEFQEIIDSTPVLDMCVDPRVYGGGNSPSQGIVNEAFGINTDSLYHEIKDAKSDIIGDVDAGAELLGEFSVRDDFFGMGKEVENLLTENKQLLETKNALNIVKNDLIAKVDELSGEQEVLREELEAVRQSKNKVDARVKELEEELKRLRAEALGASRDSKDEGGDDFSSPMQDGDMTMTQRRRFTRVEMARVLMERNQYKERLMELQEAVRWTEMIRASRESPQIQEKKKSTIWQFFARLFSSSSSPPPVKRPYYSVNIHYKSPSPAGFSQRRSHTMCQISTSNRTLEFFPEELASNGVASLLSDSALLARREQRREQYRQVREHMRRDDGIMQACGWSVPSRFKQTGGQTDSAQDSPLKRQQTTNEKEDNRMKNVPVPVYCRPLVEKDPNRKLWCAAGVDLTGWKASSLELVPTKAPPGSSDPLHAEENGAGKKSSHNSPEKRKSKELQETDTMSSRVWILTSTHSASKVVIIDANQPGSLVDQFNVCNAHVLCISSVPAASESDYPAGEIVLDPGDGGAGGGGEDTGSVEGMLAGITLVGCATNCSVARSNCSSRTDTPIMDKGQAPTAPPMNGKIHPAQSAEEATEATEVTESTASQAGLRSGPPGPFTEHVFTDPQPRPADASDRSTGQSKEETSQPPESEDGGEESKNYTSVAPTMWLGAQNGWLYVHSAVGNWKKCLHSIKLKDSVLSLVHVKGRVLVALADGTLAIFHRSEDGQWDLSNYHLMDLGRPHHSIRCMAVVHDKVWCGYKNKIHVIQPKSMQIEKSFDAHPRRESQVRQLAWIGDGVWVSIRLDSTLRLYHAHTHQHLQDVDIEPYVSKMLGTGKLGFSFVRITALLIGGNRLWVGTGNGVIISIPLTETVVLHRGQLLGLRANKVSPTSSGGVIHVYGDDGSEKSTGSFIPYCSMAQAQLCFHGHRDAVKFFVSVPGNVLATLNGSVLDSPSEGQGSTAPQETEAQSVQNVLVLSGGEGYIDFRIGDGEDDETEEGNNDGTSQIKPALCKAERSHIIVWQVSYIPE, from the exons ATGATGGAGCTGCAGATAGACGAGGTGGTCTACCAGGACGACTACGGCCCCGGCTCCGTCATGTCGGAGCGGGTGTCCGGTTTGGCCAACAGCATCTACCGGGAGTTCGAGCGGCTGATCCGCAGCTATGACGAGGAGGTGGTGAAGGAGCTGATGCCGCTGGTGGTGAACGTCCTGGAGAACCTGGACGCGGTGCTGACGGAGAACCAGGAGCACGAagtggagctggagctgctgaaggaggaCAACGAGCAGCTCATCACCCAGTACGAAAGGGAGAAAGCGCTTCGCAAGCAGGCGGAGGAG AAATTCATTGAATTTGAGGATGCGTTGGAAGCTGAGAAGAAGGACCTGCAGATACAGGTGGAGTTTCTGGAGCTGCAGGCGAAACAGCAGGAACTCAAGACAAAGAACTATTCTGACCAGA tCACTCGGTTGGAAGAACGAGAATCAGACATGAAGAAAGAGTACAATGCTCTGCACCAGCGCCACACTGAG ATGATCCAGACATACGTTGAGCACATAGAGCGGTCCAAAATGCAGCAGGCGGGCagcaacagccaatcagaaggcCCCGGCTGTGGACGAAC tCAACGCCACACATGGAGGAAAAG CAAAGCGGAGCGCCCGCCTTCATTGAGCCTGTACCCCAGCGGCGAGAGCATGGTACGTGGGGGTCTCGGGGGGGCTAGGATGATGCCCGGGAAAGACATCTGGCAGGTCAGCGAGCTCGGCCAGTCCACCTTCTGCTCTGCCTATCAG GAGGATGGGTCAGAGTCAGACTCAGTGGCGGCCACACCCAGCAGCACAGGGAGCAAGTCCAACACACCCACCTCCTCCGTCCCCTCCGCCACTGTCACACCCATCAACGAGGGCTTCCTCCCGCAATCCGAGTTTGATGGGATGCGGGCTGGGAACCGCAGGAAAAGTGCCAAGCGGCTCAGCCGGAATATGGAGGTGCAGGTTTCCCAGGAAACCAGGAATGTCAGCATCG GTATGGGAAGCAGTGATGAGTGGTCTGAGTTTCAGGAGATCATAGATTCAACCCCTGTGCTGGACATGTGTGTGGACCCCCGTGTGTACGGAGGGGGAAATAG tcccTCCCAAGGCATTGTGAACGAGGCCTTCGGCATCAACACCGACTCACTCTACCACGAGATCAAAGACGCCAAGTCGGACATCATCGGAGATGTAGATGCAGGCGCAGAGCTGCTAG GCGAGTTCTCAG TCCGTGATGATTTCTTCG GGATGGGTAAGGAGGTGGAGAACCTGCTGACAGAGAACAAACAGCTCCTAGAGACCaa AAATGCTCTCAACATAGTGAAAAATGACCTTATTGCCAAAGTGGACGAGCTGTCGGGGGAGCAGGAGGTACTGAGGGAGGAGCTGGAGGCTGTGAGGCAGTCCAAGAACAAGGTGGATGCCCGAGTCAAGGAGCTGGAGGAAGAACTCAAGAG GTTAAGAGCAGAGGCTCTTGGTGCATCTCGGGACTCCAAGGATGAAGGAGGTGATGAT TTTTCATCACCCATGCAGGACGGCGACATGACGATGACACAGCGGCGGCGGTTCACCCGGGTAGAGATGGCCCGCGTGCTGATGGAGAGGAATCAGTACAAGGAGAGACTGATGGAGCTGCAGGAGGCCGTACGGTGGACAGAAATGATCAG GGCATCTCGGGAGAGTCCTCAAATCCAAGAGAAAAAGAAGTCCACCATCTGGCAGTT CTTTGCACGTCTCTTCAGCTCATCATCTAGTCCTCCCCCTGTCAAGCGGCCGTACTACAGCGTCAACATCCACTACAAGTCACCCTCACCGGCTGGTTTCTCTCAGCGACGCAGCCACACCATGTGTCAGATCTCCACCTCCAACCGCACGCTGGAGTTCTTCCCTGAAGA ACTGGCCAGTAACGGTGTTGCGTCTCTCCTCAGTGACTCGGCACTGTTGGCCCGCCGAGAGCAGCGGCGTGAACAGTACCGGCAGGTCCGCGAGCACATGCGCCGCGATGATGGCATCATGCAGGCCTGTGGCTGGAGTGTGCCATCTCGCTTCAAAcag ACTGGTGGTCAGACGGACAGCGCTCAGGACAGCCCACTGAAGAGACAACAG ACCACTAACGAGAAGGAGGACAACCGCATGAAGAACGTGCCCGTCCCAGTGTACTGTCGTCCTCTGGTAGAGAAGGACCCCAACAGGAAG ttGTGGTGTGCAGCTGGGGTGGACCTGACAGGATGGAAGGCCAGCAGCCTGGAGTTGGTACCAACCAAAGCACCGCCAGGCAGCAGCGACCCCCTGCACGCTGAGGAGAATGGAGCTGGGAAGAAGAGCAGCCACAACTCCCCAGAGAAGAGGAAG TCGAAGGAGCTCCAGGAAACGGACACCATGAGCAGTCGAGTGTGGATCCTCACCAGCACCCACTCTGCCAGCAAGGTGGTCATCATCGACGCCAACCAGCCGGGCTCACTGGTTGACCAGTTCAACGTCTGCAACGCCCACGTACTCTGCATCTCCAGTGTGCCAG CTGCCAGTGAGAGCGACTATCCAGCCGGAGAGATCGTGTTAGATCCCGGTGATGGTGGAGCAGGGGGCGGGGGCGAGGACACTGGCAGTGTGGAGGGCATGCTGGCTGGTATCACTCTTGTCGGTTGTGCCACCAACTGCAGCGTTGCCCGTAGCAACTGCTCCTCACGCACTGACACGCCCATAATGGACAAAGGACAAG CCCCCACAGCTCCACCCATGAATGGGAAGATTCACCCTGCCCAGTCGGCCGAGGAGGCCACAGAGGCCACTGAGGTTACTGAGTCAACAGCCAGCCAGGCAGGGCTGAGATCTGGACCTCCAGGACCGTTTACTGAGCACGTCTTCACCGACCCTCAGCCTCGTCCAGCAGATGCCTCTGACAG GAGCACAGGTCAATCCAAAGAGGAAACTTCTCAGCCtccagagtcagaggacggaggTGAAGAGAGCAAGAACTACACCAGCGTGGCTCCCACTATGTGGCTCGGGGCCCAGAACGGCTG GCTCTACGTCCACTCTGCAGTTGGAAACTGGAAGAAGTGCCTCCACTCCATCAAACTCAAAGACTCTGTGCTCAGTCTTGT ACATGTGAAAGGTCGTGTGCTGGTTGCCCTCGCTGACGGGACCCTCGCCATATTCCATAGATCAGAAG ATGGCCAGTGGGATTTGTCAAACTACCATCTAATGGACCTTGGTCGACCTCATCACTCCATCCGCTGCATGGCTGTGGTCCATGACAAGGTTTGGTGCGGCTACAAGAACAAGATCCACGTCATCCAGCCCAAGAGCATGCAGATCGAG AAGTCCTTCGATGCCCATCCTCGCAGGGAGAGTCAGGTGCGGCAGCTAGCATGGATCGGTGATGGTGTCTGGGTGTCGATCCGGCTCGACTCGACCTTACGTCTctaccatgcacacacacaccagcacctcCAGGATGTTGATATTGAGCCATATGTCAGCAAGATGCTGG GTACTGGCAAGCTGGGCTTCTCTTTTGTGCGAATCACAGcacttctgattggtggaaaTCGTCTCTGGGTAGGAACTGGAAACGGCGTGATCATCTCCATCCCTTTAACAGAGA CGGTGGTCCTTCACCGGGGACAACTCCTTGGTTTGAGGG CCAATAAGGTGTCTCCTACATCATCTGGCGGAGTGATCCATGTGTACGGTGATGACGGCTCTGAGAAGAGCACTGGCAGCTTCATCCCCTACTGCTCCATGGCACAAGCCCAGCTCTGTTTCCATGGACACCGCGATGCTGTCAAGTTCTTCGTCTCTGTACCCG gCAATGTTCTGGCCACGTTAAACGGCAGTGTGCTGGACAGTCCGTCGGAGGGGCagggctcaacagcgccccaaGAGACGGAGGCCCAGAGTGTTCAAAATGTATTGGTGCTTAGCGGAGGAGAGGGCTACATCGACTTCCGTATAG GAGATGGAGAGGATGATGAGACAGAGGAAGGAAACAACGATGGAACTTCGCAGATAAAACCTGCTTTGTGTAAAGCAGAGCGGAGCCACATCATCGTCTGGCAGGTGTCTTACATACCTGAGTGA
- the mapk8ip3 gene encoding C-Jun-amino-terminal kinase-interacting protein 3 isoform X16 — protein MMELQIDEVVYQDDYGPGSVMSERVSGLANSIYREFERLIRSYDEEVVKELMPLVVNVLENLDAVLTENQEHEVELELLKEDNEQLITQYEREKALRKQAEEKFIEFEDALEAEKKDLQIQVEFLELQAKQQELKTKNYSDQITRLEERESDMKKEYNALHQRHTEMIQTYVEHIERSKMQQAGSNSQSEGPGCGRTQRHTWRKSSKAERPPSLSLYPSGESMVRGGLGGARMMPGKDIWQVSELGQSTFCSAYQEDGSESDSVAATPSSTGSKSNTPTSSVPSATVTPINEGFLPQSEFDGMRAGNRRKSAKRLSRNMEVQVSQETRNVSIGMGSSDEWSEFQEIIDSTPVLDMCVDPRVYGGGNSPSQGIVNEAFGINTDSLYHEIKDAKSDIIGDVDAGAELLGEFSVRDDFFGMGKEVENLLTENKQLLETKNALNIVKNDLIAKVDELSGEQEVLREELEAVRQSKNKVDARVKELEEELKRLRAEALGASRDSKDEGGDDFSSPMQDGDMTMTQRRRFTRVEMARVLMERNQYKERLMELQEAVRWTEMIRASRESPQIQEKKKSTIWQFFARLFSSSSSPPPVKRPYYSVNIHYKSPSPAGFSQRRSHTMCQISTSNRTLEFFPEDDSALLARREQRREQYRQVREHMRRDDGIMQACGWSVPSRFKQTGGQTDSAQDSPLKRQQTTNEKEDNRMKNVPVPVYCRPLVEKDPNRKLWCAAGVDLTGWKASSLELVPTKAPPGSSDPLHAEENGAGKKSSHNSPEKRKSKELQETDTMSSRVWILTSTHSASKVVIIDANQPGSLVDQFNVCNAHVLCISSVPAASESDYPAGEIVLDPGDGGAGGGGEDTGSVEGMLAGITLVGCATNCSVARSNCSSRTDTPIMDKGQAPTAPPMNGKIHPAQSAEEATEATEVTESTASQAGLRSGPPGPFTEHVFTDPQPRPADASDRSTGQSKEETSQPPESEDGGEESKNYTSVAPTMWLGAQNGWLYVHSAVGNWKKCLHSIKLKDSVLSLVHVKGRVLVALADGTLAIFHRSEDGQWDLSNYHLMDLGRPHHSIRCMAVVHDKVWCGYKNKIHVIQPKSMQIEKSFDAHPRRESQVRQLAWIGDGVWVSIRLDSTLRLYHAHTHQHLQDVDIEPYVSKMLGTGKLGFSFVRITALLIGGNRLWVGTGNGVIISIPLTETNKVSPTSSGGVIHVYGDDGSEKSTGSFIPYCSMAQAQLCFHGHRDAVKFFVSVPGNVLATLNGSVLDSPSEGQGSTAPQETEAQSVQNVLVLSGGEGYIDFRIGDGEDDETEEGNNDGTSQIKPALCKAERSHIIVWQVSYIPE, from the exons ATGATGGAGCTGCAGATAGACGAGGTGGTCTACCAGGACGACTACGGCCCCGGCTCCGTCATGTCGGAGCGGGTGTCCGGTTTGGCCAACAGCATCTACCGGGAGTTCGAGCGGCTGATCCGCAGCTATGACGAGGAGGTGGTGAAGGAGCTGATGCCGCTGGTGGTGAACGTCCTGGAGAACCTGGACGCGGTGCTGACGGAGAACCAGGAGCACGAagtggagctggagctgctgaaggaggaCAACGAGCAGCTCATCACCCAGTACGAAAGGGAGAAAGCGCTTCGCAAGCAGGCGGAGGAG AAATTCATTGAATTTGAGGATGCGTTGGAAGCTGAGAAGAAGGACCTGCAGATACAGGTGGAGTTTCTGGAGCTGCAGGCGAAACAGCAGGAACTCAAGACAAAGAACTATTCTGACCAGA tCACTCGGTTGGAAGAACGAGAATCAGACATGAAGAAAGAGTACAATGCTCTGCACCAGCGCCACACTGAG ATGATCCAGACATACGTTGAGCACATAGAGCGGTCCAAAATGCAGCAGGCGGGCagcaacagccaatcagaaggcCCCGGCTGTGGACGAAC tCAACGCCACACATGGAGGAAAAG CAGCAAAGCGGAGCGCCCGCCTTCATTGAGCCTGTACCCCAGCGGCGAGAGCATGGTACGTGGGGGTCTCGGGGGGGCTAGGATGATGCCCGGGAAAGACATCTGGCAGGTCAGCGAGCTCGGCCAGTCCACCTTCTGCTCTGCCTATCAG GAGGATGGGTCAGAGTCAGACTCAGTGGCGGCCACACCCAGCAGCACAGGGAGCAAGTCCAACACACCCACCTCCTCCGTCCCCTCCGCCACTGTCACACCCATCAACGAGGGCTTCCTCCCGCAATCCGAGTTTGATGGGATGCGGGCTGGGAACCGCAGGAAAAGTGCCAAGCGGCTCAGCCGGAATATGGAGGTGCAGGTTTCCCAGGAAACCAGGAATGTCAGCATCG GTATGGGAAGCAGTGATGAGTGGTCTGAGTTTCAGGAGATCATAGATTCAACCCCTGTGCTGGACATGTGTGTGGACCCCCGTGTGTACGGAGGGGGAAATAG tcccTCCCAAGGCATTGTGAACGAGGCCTTCGGCATCAACACCGACTCACTCTACCACGAGATCAAAGACGCCAAGTCGGACATCATCGGAGATGTAGATGCAGGCGCAGAGCTGCTAG GCGAGTTCTCAG TCCGTGATGATTTCTTCG GGATGGGTAAGGAGGTGGAGAACCTGCTGACAGAGAACAAACAGCTCCTAGAGACCaa AAATGCTCTCAACATAGTGAAAAATGACCTTATTGCCAAAGTGGACGAGCTGTCGGGGGAGCAGGAGGTACTGAGGGAGGAGCTGGAGGCTGTGAGGCAGTCCAAGAACAAGGTGGATGCCCGAGTCAAGGAGCTGGAGGAAGAACTCAAGAG GTTAAGAGCAGAGGCTCTTGGTGCATCTCGGGACTCCAAGGATGAAGGAGGTGATGAT TTTTCATCACCCATGCAGGACGGCGACATGACGATGACACAGCGGCGGCGGTTCACCCGGGTAGAGATGGCCCGCGTGCTGATGGAGAGGAATCAGTACAAGGAGAGACTGATGGAGCTGCAGGAGGCCGTACGGTGGACAGAAATGATCAG GGCATCTCGGGAGAGTCCTCAAATCCAAGAGAAAAAGAAGTCCACCATCTGGCAGTT CTTTGCACGTCTCTTCAGCTCATCATCTAGTCCTCCCCCTGTCAAGCGGCCGTACTACAGCGTCAACATCCACTACAAGTCACCCTCACCGGCTGGTTTCTCTCAGCGACGCAGCCACACCATGTGTCAGATCTCCACCTCCAACCGCACGCTGGAGTTCTTCCCTGAAGA TGACTCGGCACTGTTGGCCCGCCGAGAGCAGCGGCGTGAACAGTACCGGCAGGTCCGCGAGCACATGCGCCGCGATGATGGCATCATGCAGGCCTGTGGCTGGAGTGTGCCATCTCGCTTCAAAcag ACTGGTGGTCAGACGGACAGCGCTCAGGACAGCCCACTGAAGAGACAACAG ACCACTAACGAGAAGGAGGACAACCGCATGAAGAACGTGCCCGTCCCAGTGTACTGTCGTCCTCTGGTAGAGAAGGACCCCAACAGGAAG ttGTGGTGTGCAGCTGGGGTGGACCTGACAGGATGGAAGGCCAGCAGCCTGGAGTTGGTACCAACCAAAGCACCGCCAGGCAGCAGCGACCCCCTGCACGCTGAGGAGAATGGAGCTGGGAAGAAGAGCAGCCACAACTCCCCAGAGAAGAGGAAG TCGAAGGAGCTCCAGGAAACGGACACCATGAGCAGTCGAGTGTGGATCCTCACCAGCACCCACTCTGCCAGCAAGGTGGTCATCATCGACGCCAACCAGCCGGGCTCACTGGTTGACCAGTTCAACGTCTGCAACGCCCACGTACTCTGCATCTCCAGTGTGCCAG CTGCCAGTGAGAGCGACTATCCAGCCGGAGAGATCGTGTTAGATCCCGGTGATGGTGGAGCAGGGGGCGGGGGCGAGGACACTGGCAGTGTGGAGGGCATGCTGGCTGGTATCACTCTTGTCGGTTGTGCCACCAACTGCAGCGTTGCCCGTAGCAACTGCTCCTCACGCACTGACACGCCCATAATGGACAAAGGACAAG CCCCCACAGCTCCACCCATGAATGGGAAGATTCACCCTGCCCAGTCGGCCGAGGAGGCCACAGAGGCCACTGAGGTTACTGAGTCAACAGCCAGCCAGGCAGGGCTGAGATCTGGACCTCCAGGACCGTTTACTGAGCACGTCTTCACCGACCCTCAGCCTCGTCCAGCAGATGCCTCTGACAG GAGCACAGGTCAATCCAAAGAGGAAACTTCTCAGCCtccagagtcagaggacggaggTGAAGAGAGCAAGAACTACACCAGCGTGGCTCCCACTATGTGGCTCGGGGCCCAGAACGGCTG GCTCTACGTCCACTCTGCAGTTGGAAACTGGAAGAAGTGCCTCCACTCCATCAAACTCAAAGACTCTGTGCTCAGTCTTGT ACATGTGAAAGGTCGTGTGCTGGTTGCCCTCGCTGACGGGACCCTCGCCATATTCCATAGATCAGAAG ATGGCCAGTGGGATTTGTCAAACTACCATCTAATGGACCTTGGTCGACCTCATCACTCCATCCGCTGCATGGCTGTGGTCCATGACAAGGTTTGGTGCGGCTACAAGAACAAGATCCACGTCATCCAGCCCAAGAGCATGCAGATCGAG AAGTCCTTCGATGCCCATCCTCGCAGGGAGAGTCAGGTGCGGCAGCTAGCATGGATCGGTGATGGTGTCTGGGTGTCGATCCGGCTCGACTCGACCTTACGTCTctaccatgcacacacacaccagcacctcCAGGATGTTGATATTGAGCCATATGTCAGCAAGATGCTGG GTACTGGCAAGCTGGGCTTCTCTTTTGTGCGAATCACAGcacttctgattggtggaaaTCGTCTCTGGGTAGGAACTGGAAACGGCGTGATCATCTCCATCCCTTTAACAGAGA CCAATAAGGTGTCTCCTACATCATCTGGCGGAGTGATCCATGTGTACGGTGATGACGGCTCTGAGAAGAGCACTGGCAGCTTCATCCCCTACTGCTCCATGGCACAAGCCCAGCTCTGTTTCCATGGACACCGCGATGCTGTCAAGTTCTTCGTCTCTGTACCCG gCAATGTTCTGGCCACGTTAAACGGCAGTGTGCTGGACAGTCCGTCGGAGGGGCagggctcaacagcgccccaaGAGACGGAGGCCCAGAGTGTTCAAAATGTATTGGTGCTTAGCGGAGGAGAGGGCTACATCGACTTCCGTATAG GAGATGGAGAGGATGATGAGACAGAGGAAGGAAACAACGATGGAACTTCGCAGATAAAACCTGCTTTGTGTAAAGCAGAGCGGAGCCACATCATCGTCTGGCAGGTGTCTTACATACCTGAGTGA